From Kiritimatiellia bacterium, the proteins below share one genomic window:
- a CDS encoding DegT/DnrJ/EryC1/StrS family aminotransferase, whose translation MKKIMGNEEIQMLKQVIETQKLCRLDRLEQSFTSRFERDFAQYVGSQHVLAVNSGSAALQAAVAACGIGPGDEVICTAFSYISSSGCVLNQNAIPVFADIDPRTMCIDPADIERKITDRTRAIIPVHIFGQPCEMDAIMSIAKKHNLFVIEDCCQAYSAKYKGRYVGTIGDIGCFSLQMSKHITCGDGGIAVTNQAGLLEKMSLFANYGQQIGKKYNHFTLGWNFRLAELLSAVATAQLKKIAKFNAERKRFVDLIETTLKGIPAISLAFVPDGCEPNYWLYPMKYNEDKAPFSKSEFLKRCKDASLTVGFADGGYIPRPNYLEPVFKDMATYGHNCPFDCKWYGKKIEYKEGLCPVLEKAMPDLLIMDIHHSRSLEDIRKTAAGIRKILEQ comes from the coding sequence AGATGCTGAAACAAGTCATTGAAACCCAAAAATTGTGCCGCTTGGACAGGCTGGAGCAAAGCTTCACGTCCCGTTTTGAAAGGGATTTCGCGCAGTACGTCGGAAGCCAGCATGTCCTCGCGGTCAACAGCGGGTCGGCCGCGCTCCAGGCGGCCGTCGCGGCCTGCGGCATCGGGCCCGGCGACGAGGTCATTTGCACCGCATTTTCATACATCTCGTCTTCCGGGTGCGTCCTGAACCAGAACGCCATCCCGGTCTTCGCCGATATTGACCCCAGGACGATGTGCATTGACCCGGCCGATATTGAACGGAAAATAACGGACAGAACCAGGGCCATCATCCCCGTCCATATTTTCGGCCAGCCCTGCGAGATGGATGCCATCATGTCCATCGCCAAAAAGCACAACCTTTTCGTGATTGAAGACTGCTGCCAGGCCTACAGCGCGAAATACAAGGGCCGCTACGTCGGGACCATCGGCGATATCGGCTGTTTCAGCCTGCAAATGAGCAAGCATATCACCTGCGGCGACGGCGGTATCGCCGTCACCAATCAGGCCGGCTTGCTTGAGAAAATGTCTCTGTTCGCGAATTACGGCCAGCAGATCGGCAAAAAATACAACCATTTCACGCTCGGCTGGAATTTCCGGCTGGCAGAATTGTTGTCGGCCGTGGCGACCGCGCAGTTGAAGAAAATCGCCAAATTCAACGCGGAAAGGAAACGGTTCGTTGATTTGATTGAAACCACGCTAAAAGGTATTCCCGCCATATCGCTGGCGTTCGTACCGGACGGCTGCGAGCCAAATTACTGGCTGTATCCGATGAAGTATAACGAGGATAAAGCCCCATTTTCAAAGTCTGAATTTCTGAAACGCTGCAAGGACGCCTCCCTCACGGTCGGATTCGCCGACGGCGGATACATTCCGCGGCCCAATTATCTTGAGCCGGTTTTCAAGGACATGGCAACCTACGGCCATAATTGTCCGTTTGACTGCAAATGGTACGGGAAAAAGATAGAGTACAAAGAGGGATTGTGTCCTGTTCTTGAAAAGGCCATGCCGGACCTGTTGATAATGGACATCCACCATTCCCGTTCGCTTGAGGACATACGGAAGACCGCGGCGGGAATACGGAAGATATTGGAGCAATGA
- a CDS encoding amidohydrolase family protein, with translation MKTKDINTYFGFWPKRKVDVSIDGLRRIMDRHEVARFASLSLKGIFYDYEEGNVETLRAAGEDKRLIPAATVDLRKYYGGGGVARQCLEQGFKLIRLFPNLQGWPLNYAPFQRFMDEVAETEMPLMITLIIQPEGNHCLGMITEIARLTVRWRSPVIISSVDHFYYPEMLAVMETNRNIYLDSSLFNTPDSYQLFASRGHAGRIVFGSNSPLYYFASAALSLEKADISEEHKKVIRSENITKLLRL, from the coding sequence ATGAAGACAAAGGACATCAATACCTATTTCGGTTTCTGGCCGAAGCGAAAGGTTGACGTAAGCATTGACGGCCTGAGGCGGATCATGGACCGCCACGAAGTGGCGCGATTCGCGTCGCTTTCGCTCAAGGGCATATTTTATGACTATGAAGAGGGCAATGTGGAGACACTCCGGGCGGCCGGGGAAGACAAACGCCTGATTCCCGCCGCGACCGTGGACTTGCGAAAATATTACGGAGGGGGCGGCGTCGCCCGGCAATGCCTTGAACAGGGGTTTAAACTGATCAGGCTGTTTCCTAATTTGCAGGGCTGGCCGTTGAATTACGCTCCTTTCCAGCGTTTCATGGATGAAGTTGCCGAAACGGAAATGCCCCTCATGATTACCCTGATCATCCAGCCGGAAGGAAACCACTGCCTGGGCATGATCACCGAAATCGCCCGACTGACCGTGCGGTGGCGCTCGCCGGTGATCATTTCCTCGGTTGACCATTTTTACTATCCGGAAATGCTCGCGGTCATGGAAACGAACCGGAATATTTATCTTGATTCCTCGCTTTTCAACACGCCGGACAGTTATCAATTGTTTGCGTCAAGGGGGCATGCCGGGCGCATTGTTTTCGGCTCCAACTCTCCCTTGTATTACTTCGCATCGGCGGCCCTGAGCCTGGAAAAGGCGGATATTTCCGAAGAGCACAAGAAAGTGATTCGCTCGGAAAACATCACGAAACTGCTGCGGTTATGA
- a CDS encoding carbohydrate-binding family 9-like protein, which translates to MKASRTHWLRGGLKKTILGILLLASAICSGTAAANSGGGTKPKEPQTSICHCLKIPDGAIRIDGNLTEPDWDKAEKIYFRGIADGAMPPGPSFARLLWDNQYLYVGYNISDTNVAAFYGDRKRGSTYRGHPNPEGEPWTGESEIMWRDTFVKLFIDPDADGLDYVEIHINPINNTADLTLKYPNTEKGCSEMGILFNGGAKFVLEDRYDWFWNCEGLRSAVQVQGTLNYSNDCDQGWTAEAAVPWAALKHFTKGDCPPRPGQKWRLHAGAVYKPEFEPEKRRKSHHLYWTWPVIGVTNCHLPSRWGLLFFDEPPDQEKASGRELKWKMTWCWTLPCASRNDVENGVKMAHELGFNAMEWSQAQAKFPEIFAQLCRENGLESYYCIAPRSTARQEIIVSECSLPDNPQAGGEPLPDDIGKVIDKGCARRPCFGQPDALKNAREDVDKAIKLGFDGIALDFVGYGNFHGCYCPRCRELRGNYIDSHPGLSEQEAANRFAEESIIMFYDAAISYAKSARHNIKTTCHIYPVFMPNILYGNRLPVDYCGQTVSWFFAPHWDLEKVGKYTAIVVKEEGRYHPKSIGTPFIGFYCKDKYANDKKTAERIRAEINLVKKSAAKGIQLVELGHILADKEVSRAVAEELGGRLPDFPRNER; encoded by the coding sequence ATGAAAGCATCACGAACACATTGGCTGAGAGGCGGACTGAAAAAAACTATTTTGGGCATTCTGCTGCTGGCCTCGGCAATTTGTTCTGGAACGGCCGCCGCCAATTCCGGCGGCGGGACAAAACCGAAAGAACCGCAAACATCAATCTGCCATTGTTTGAAAATTCCGGACGGCGCCATCCGGATAGACGGCAATTTAACGGAGCCGGATTGGGACAAGGCCGAAAAAATTTACTTCCGGGGAATAGCCGACGGCGCCATGCCCCCCGGGCCTTCTTTTGCCCGCCTGCTTTGGGACAATCAATATCTTTACGTGGGATATAATATTTCCGATACAAACGTCGCGGCTTTTTACGGGGATCGCAAGCGCGGCTCCACCTATCGCGGCCATCCCAACCCGGAGGGCGAGCCGTGGACGGGGGAAAGCGAAATCATGTGGCGCGATACGTTTGTCAAGCTGTTTATTGATCCTGATGCGGACGGACTGGATTACGTGGAAATACATATCAATCCCATCAATAATACGGCGGATCTGACCTTAAAATATCCAAATACGGAAAAAGGATGCTCTGAAATGGGCATTCTTTTTAATGGCGGCGCAAAATTTGTTCTTGAAGACCGTTATGACTGGTTCTGGAACTGCGAAGGATTGCGAAGCGCAGTCCAAGTTCAAGGCACATTGAATTATTCAAACGATTGCGATCAGGGATGGACGGCGGAGGCGGCGGTCCCCTGGGCCGCCCTGAAGCATTTTACAAAAGGCGATTGTCCACCCCGCCCGGGACAAAAATGGCGTTTGCACGCTGGCGCTGTTTACAAGCCGGAATTTGAACCGGAAAAGCGAAGGAAAAGCCATCATCTTTACTGGACATGGCCGGTAATCGGCGTCACAAACTGCCATCTTCCATCCCGCTGGGGATTGCTGTTCTTTGACGAGCCTCCCGATCAGGAAAAGGCATCCGGCCGCGAATTAAAATGGAAAATGACATGGTGCTGGACTTTACCATGCGCAAGCCGAAACGACGTGGAAAATGGAGTAAAAATGGCGCACGAGCTTGGATTTAACGCCATGGAGTGGAGTCAGGCCCAGGCCAAATTCCCGGAAATTTTTGCGCAGCTTTGCCGGGAGAATGGACTTGAATCGTATTATTGCATAGCGCCCAGATCAACTGCCAGGCAGGAAATAATTGTTTCGGAATGTTCCCTTCCGGATAATCCCCAAGCAGGCGGAGAGCCGTTGCCTGACGATATTGGGAAAGTGATTGATAAAGGATGCGCCCGGCGACCCTGCTTTGGCCAGCCCGACGCCTTAAAAAACGCCAGGGAAGACGTTGACAAGGCGATTAAACTCGGGTTTGACGGCATTGCCCTGGATTTTGTGGGATACGGCAATTTCCATGGATGTTATTGCCCGCGGTGCCGCGAACTGCGCGGGAACTATATTGACTCCCACCCGGGGCTGTCCGAACAAGAGGCCGCAAACCGGTTCGCGGAAGAATCCATCATAATGTTTTATGACGCCGCGATATCTTATGCCAAATCCGCCAGGCACAATATTAAAACCACATGTCATATCTATCCGGTCTTCATGCCAAACATACTTTACGGGAATCGTCTGCCGGTTGATTACTGCGGCCAGACGGTCTCCTGGTTTTTCGCGCCGCACTGGGATCTTGAAAAGGTTGGGAAATATACGGCCATCGTGGTCAAAGAAGAAGGCCGTTATCATCCTAAAAGCATCGGGACACCTTTTATCGGGTTTTACTGCAAGGACAAATACGCAAACGATAAAAAAACGGCTGAACGAATCAGAGCTGAGATAAATCTTGTCAAAAAGTCCGCCGCAAAAGGCATCCAGCTTGTTGAGCTCGGCCATATTCTTGCGGACAAAGAAGTTTCTCGGGCCGTGGCGGAAGAATTGGGCGGCCGCCTCCCGGACTTCCCGCGCAATGAGCGGTAA
- a CDS encoding glycoside hydrolase family 3 N-terminal domain-containing protein, translating into MKIQLSLEEKAAQVLNSFRFGKTEISDYCIRKVRAYRENGLISTAKHFPGQGDSRMNSHYELERIKIIRLKERYGLFKPLRTPSFSRREHRELAETIARKAVKITRNTAGHLPLSCAPEKPVLLIAPERNAKLDIGVHMSEKKAKPYIENHCRRVVEKTIPLTIGAELGGELKRMAENHSAVIFDASFRLPSGQSAILTEEQIDLLKHLQKTNGRVVVLALNPFIISQIPFVNAVVATNGRNEFVLRAAAEKIFCGEK; encoded by the coding sequence ATGAAGATTCAGCTCTCACTTGAGGAAAAAGCGGCGCAGGTGCTGAATTCATTCCGCTTCGGCAAAACGGAAATATCGGATTATTGCATCCGGAAAGTCCGGGCGTATCGCGAAAACGGGTTGATTTCCACGGCCAAACATTTTCCCGGCCAGGGCGATTCAAGAATGAATTCCCATTATGAACTGGAACGGATCAAGATTATCAGGCTCAAGGAGAGATATGGGCTCTTCAAACCTTTGAGAACGCCATCCTTCTCGCGCCGGGAACACAGGGAACTTGCGGAGACGATAGCCCGCAAAGCCGTGAAAATAACCCGCAATACGGCCGGACACCTGCCGTTATCCTGCGCCCCGGAAAAGCCGGTCTTGCTGATCGCTCCGGAGCGGAACGCAAAACTTGACATCGGCGTTCACATGAGCGAAAAGAAGGCAAAACCGTATATTGAAAATCATTGCCGCCGTGTCGTTGAAAAAACAATCCCATTAACGATCGGCGCGGAGCTGGGCGGGGAGCTGAAGCGGATGGCGGAAAATCATTCGGCCGTCATTTTTGACGCGTCTTTTCGCCTGCCCTCCGGACAAAGCGCCATCTTGACGGAGGAACAGATTGACTTGCTGAAACATCTGCAGAAAACCAATGGACGGGTCGTGGTTCTCGCCCTGAATCCTTTCATTATTTCCCAGATCCCGTTTGTCAATGCGGTCGTCGCCACCAATGGACGAAATGAATTTGTGCTGCGCGCGGCGGCCGAAAAAATATTTTGCGGAGAAAAATGA
- a CDS encoding discoidin domain-containing protein gives MFAAITLAAWPGRADSVPQPAKSGLGGVEANDPEPVNIARGKSYTLDPAPNYSYCTDENDLTQLTDGEYSQGYFWVQKGTVGWLAIKKVAITIDLQQVEPIGGLSFNTAAGRAGVEWPAAVMIFTSEDGADFYYAGDLVEMCGRDGAPPAEGYAVHRYATNKLATKGRYIRLIFIIMGNYGPFCDEIEIYRGPDSLLAKPAAGMRAGDIKKFCFAKLIWRLMSRDAAMVREKAVRMGISPERQNAIEKKLARLEQSAGTADYDFITNAAHRAITPLDNIHAEILKVNARLLRESGFPPLFAWHNNRWDPLAAVETPIQPPAGPPHLLVEMMDNEYRAEVLNLMNTSDKPLTALLAIEKLPGGDNPGMIAVHQVEFVATQEGRMIADPLPPAKRTEKGWLIDLHPGMTRQVWLTFHPAGVKPGVYEGKIIVRPSENPLLVTRIYRWIRGLKSAQTLAVPLTLKIYPFRFPDRPRLSLGMWDYTDKPLYRPNFTEKNVKLAIADMREHFVDTPWAHRSSACWPEKDDFDAEGNLAKPLRTKGFDDWIGDWSGSRNYFIYLAVGTDFAGEPMGTPRFNKMVKSWAAAFAAHAKHMGVDPKQIGFILVDEPGKPEQYRINTIWAAQLKAAVPDFVLFTDASGWEKPNLELEKMLELHDIFCPHLPSYRGMDETKCKILRTTGGKQKTLWYYSAFGPARLFDPYYYHRLQAWHCWRNEAVGMGFWNYWNYYKEPEDTAWNELIPTNRKGMSFGVVYTTADSLVDGKHWEAVREGIEDYEYLAMLRDRIEELRSRGINTPEVEAAARLLKDAAGEVVPGLFEERLRDWSVDKDRSAADRCRVQILKALESIN, from the coding sequence ATGTTTGCGGCTATAACATTGGCCGCCTGGCCCGGCCGCGCCGATTCCGTTCCCCAGCCGGCAAAATCCGGATTGGGCGGCGTGGAAGCAAACGACCCGGAGCCGGTCAACATCGCCCGCGGCAAATCTTACACGCTTGATCCCGCCCCGAATTACAGCTACTGCACGGATGAGAACGATCTCACGCAGTTGACCGACGGAGAATACTCTCAGGGATATTTCTGGGTCCAGAAGGGCACGGTCGGCTGGCTTGCAATAAAAAAAGTTGCCATCACAATAGACCTTCAACAGGTGGAGCCGATCGGCGGCTTGTCCTTCAACACGGCCGCCGGGCGCGCCGGGGTTGAATGGCCGGCTGCCGTCATGATCTTCACCAGCGAGGACGGCGCTGATTTTTACTATGCGGGCGACCTGGTTGAGATGTGCGGCCGGGATGGCGCGCCGCCTGCCGAGGGATACGCGGTTCATCGTTATGCAACTAACAAACTCGCAACCAAGGGCCGCTATATCCGCCTTATCTTCATTATCATGGGCAACTATGGTCCATTTTGTGATGAGATTGAAATCTACCGCGGTCCGGATTCCCTGCTTGCGAAACCCGCGGCGGGCATGCGAGCAGGTGACATCAAAAAATTTTGTTTTGCCAAACTCATCTGGAGACTGATGAGCAGGGACGCCGCCATGGTCAGGGAGAAAGCAGTGCGCATGGGAATCAGTCCGGAGCGGCAAAACGCCATTGAGAAGAAGCTGGCCCGGCTGGAGCAAAGCGCCGGAACTGCCGATTATGACTTTATAACCAATGCGGCCCACCGCGCCATTACCCCGCTTGACAACATCCATGCCGAAATACTGAAAGTCAACGCCCGCCTTCTGCGCGAGAGCGGTTTCCCGCCGCTTTTTGCCTGGCACAATAACCGCTGGGACCCCCTCGCGGCCGTTGAAACGCCGATCCAGCCTCCGGCCGGGCCGCCGCATCTGCTGGTTGAAATGATGGACAACGAATACCGGGCCGAAGTCCTTAACCTGATGAACACCTCCGACAAACCCCTCACCGCCCTGCTCGCGATAGAAAAACTGCCCGGTGGCGACAACCCCGGGATGATTGCCGTCCATCAGGTTGAATTTGTGGCAACACAGGAAGGCAGAATGATCGCCGACCCCCTGCCCCCGGCAAAGCGAACTGAGAAGGGATGGCTGATAGACCTGCACCCGGGCATGACGCGCCAGGTCTGGCTGACTTTTCATCCGGCGGGCGTGAAACCGGGCGTCTACGAGGGAAAAATTATTGTCCGCCCTTCGGAAAATCCTCTTCTCGTCACGCGCATTTACCGCTGGATACGCGGATTAAAATCAGCTCAAACGCTCGCGGTGCCCCTGACCCTCAAAATCTATCCCTTCCGCTTCCCCGACCGCCCCCGTCTTTCCCTGGGCATGTGGGACTACACCGACAAACCGTTATACCGTCCGAACTTTACCGAAAAAAACGTCAAACTTGCCATCGCCGACATGCGCGAGCATTTTGTTGACACTCCCTGGGCGCACCGTTCTTCCGCCTGCTGGCCTGAAAAAGACGATTTTGACGCCGAAGGGAACCTGGCCAAGCCGCTCCGTACGAAAGGATTTGACGACTGGATCGGCGATTGGAGTGGCAGCCGGAATTATTTCATCTACCTTGCGGTCGGGACCGATTTTGCCGGCGAGCCGATGGGGACGCCCCGGTTCAACAAAATGGTAAAAAGCTGGGCCGCCGCCTTTGCGGCCCACGCGAAACACATGGGAGTTGATCCAAAACAAATAGGATTCATTCTGGTGGATGAACCCGGCAAACCAGAGCAGTACCGGATAAACACCATTTGGGCGGCGCAATTAAAAGCGGCCGTCCCTGATTTTGTCCTGTTTACGGACGCTTCCGGGTGGGAAAAGCCCAACCTGGAGCTGGAAAAAATGCTGGAGTTGCACGATATTTTCTGCCCGCACCTGCCTTCTTACCGCGGCATGGACGAAACCAAGTGTAAAATTCTCCGGACCACCGGGGGGAAACAAAAAACACTCTGGTATTACAGCGCCTTTGGACCGGCGCGTTTATTTGATCCTTATTATTATCACAGACTGCAGGCCTGGCATTGCTGGCGCAACGAAGCGGTCGGCATGGGGTTCTGGAACTACTGGAATTATTACAAGGAACCGGAGGACACGGCCTGGAACGAATTGATTCCCACGAACAGGAAGGGCATGAGTTTCGGCGTGGTGTATACAACGGCCGATTCCCTGGTTGACGGCAAGCACTGGGAGGCCGTGCGCGAGGGAATAGAGGATTACGAATATCTCGCCATGTTGCGGGACCGCATTGAGGAATTGCGCTCGCGCGGAATCAATACGCCGGAGGTGGAAGCGGCGGCCAGGCTTCTCAAGGACGCGGCCGGCGAAGTTGTCCCGGGCCTCTTTGAGGAGCGCTTGAGAGACTGGTCGGTTGACAAGGATCGCTCCGCGGCGGATCGCTGCCGCGTGCAGATTCTCAAAGCATTGGAAAGCATTAATTGA
- a CDS encoding prolyl oligopeptidase family serine peptidase: MNVKAVYCGIMDLKTQVDADIRRKSTITVDFMGGAPSWAPDLYIEASPINHVRAKAPAIWIAHGTDDDIVPVDQSRRMVERLRAEGNTVVYQEAPGRGHTMTATDNPNPDNTAFLYEEEMLSFVRQCLNL, translated from the coding sequence ATGAACGTCAAGGCGGTTTATTGCGGGATTATGGATTTAAAGACTCAGGTGGATGCGGATATCCGCCGCAAATCAACAATAACCGTGGATTTTATGGGCGGGGCGCCTTCCTGGGCACCTGATTTATATATTGAAGCATCGCCGATCAATCATGTGCGTGCAAAAGCTCCGGCGATATGGATAGCGCATGGAACTGATGATGACATCGTGCCGGTTGACCAATCGCGCCGTATGGTTGAACGCCTTCGAGCGGAAGGAAACACCGTCGTGTATCAGGAGGCGCCCGGCCGCGGGCATACCATGACCGCCACCGATAATCCCAATCCGGACAATACTGCTTTTCTGTACGAGGAAGAAATGCTCTCGTTTGTCAGACAGTGCCTTAATCTTTAA
- a CDS encoding amidohydrolase family protein, with translation MNMKTIDVHAHMGKWFILTEQTGLNDIRAIMRKYEIEKAFFSSSLAIINDLAEGNRQLAGAVKNQAGCFAYLMLNPNYMDLSLREMERYLPDEKFVGLKLYSEGYIAQPLDCAGHYRFLEVLCEKYPRKNTVLFHCWHQSVSRLFCLAKAFPAVKFIMGHMGGTEWREAAEGAAKAGNVYLEISSGYPLRPKIEDAVRIAGAGKILYGSDMPLLDPASSLGMVLDADISEKDKEKILRGNAVNVFGIADK, from the coding sequence ATGAACATGAAAACTATTGACGTTCATGCCCATATGGGAAAATGGTTTATCCTCACGGAACAGACCGGCTTGAATGATATTCGCGCGATCATGCGGAAATATGAGATTGAAAAGGCTTTTTTCTCCTCGTCCCTGGCCATCATCAACGATTTGGCGGAGGGCAACCGCCAACTGGCCGGGGCGGTCAAAAACCAGGCCGGCTGCTTCGCCTATCTCATGCTGAACCCGAATTATATGGACCTGAGTCTGCGCGAAATGGAGCGTTATCTGCCGGATGAAAAATTTGTCGGCCTTAAGCTTTACAGCGAGGGTTATATTGCCCAACCCCTTGATTGCGCAGGCCATTATCGTTTTCTGGAAGTCTTATGTGAAAAGTATCCGCGCAAAAACACGGTGCTTTTCCATTGCTGGCATCAAAGCGTTTCCAGATTGTTCTGTCTGGCCAAGGCCTTTCCCGCCGTAAAGTTCATAATGGGGCACATGGGCGGAACGGAATGGCGGGAGGCGGCGGAAGGCGCGGCCAAGGCCGGCAACGTCTATCTTGAAATTTCCTCCGGCTACCCCTTAAGACCCAAAATTGAGGATGCCGTCAGGATCGCCGGCGCCGGGAAAATCCTTTACGGCAGCGACATGCCCCTCCTTGATCCGGCCTCCAGCCTGGGCATGGTCCTCGATGCGGACATATCGGAAAAAGACAAAGAAAAAATACTGCGCGGCAACGCCGTGAATGTTTTCGGCATTGCGGATAAGTGA